The following DNA comes from Mycobacteroides immunogenum.
CGACAACGTGCTCACCAGCGATGCGGAAGTGTGGAAAATCCTCAATGACCAAGGCATCACTGAGGAACAGGTGAGGATCTTGCGTGCGGTGGTCTACAGCCACCATGTTCGTGTGGCCGACCGATGGCGGGTCGGGCGAGTGTTTTTGGCCGGCGATGCCGCGCATGCCATGCCGCCGTGGATCGGTCAAGGCATGTCGGCCGGGGTTCGCGACGCCGCCAATTTGTGTTGGAAGTTGTCGGCAGTGCTCAAAGGGATACTGCCCGAGTCGATCCTGGATACCTATCAAATCGAAAGGAAGCCGCACGTAACCGAGACGACGCGGCGGGCGGTTCTGGTGGGACGGGTGATCACCGAGCGGCACAAGGCTGTCGCCGCGATCCGCAACCACGCCCTGCGGGCGCTGACCCGAATCCCTGGCGTCATGAATCTGTTGCAGCGCATCATTTGGATCCCGGCTGCGCGATACAACGGCGGCCTGTTTGCTGGCCAGAAGCACCGCGCTACGGGATGGTTGATTCCACAGCCGTGGCTGATCGATAAAGATGGTGCGGCTGTGCGACTAGATGATGTCCTGGGCGGCCAATGGGCGATCGTGAGCACCGCCGCGCTCACAGGGGGCGCCGACGCCTGGATATCCGCGGGCGTGTCAGTTGTGCAGATCACCGGTCCTGAGAACGGCCCACACCCTGAGGCGATGGTCGACAGCGGCGGCACATTGCTGCGTTGGTTGCGCGAGAAATCGGCTGCCGCCGTGGTGGTTCGGCCCGACGGCTTCATCTACGCGGCCGTCGAACCTGGCCAACAGTTGCCTTCGCCGCCGGTTGGATTCACCAGTCTTTCCGCACGCGCACTCACGAGCGCCACTATCTGCAATGGAGAAATCGCATGACTACCGGACAGCTCACCGAACGCACAGTAACCGTGCGCGGCAAAGACATCTTCTACGCCGAAACCGGCTCCGGCCCTGCCGCTGTCCTCCTACACGGCGGCGGTCCGGGTGCCACCGGAACATCGAACTACTCCCGCAACATCGATGCACTAGCCAAACACTTCCGTGTCATCGTGCCCGATATGCCCGGCTACGGACGCTCCACCAAGAGCCTGAACCAATCCGACCCGTTCGGATACCTCGCCGACACGATGAGGGGACTGCTCGATCTACTCGGCATAGATACCGCGCACCTGATCGGCAAC
Coding sequences within:
- a CDS encoding bifunctional 3-(3-hydroxy-phenyl)propionate/3-hydroxycinnamic acid hydroxylase, translating into MTDLIYDVAVIGYGPTGATAANLLGQAGLKVLVIERDPDVYTRARAISTDEEVLRVWQSVGLADRLQLDMLPDRPVAFVDAEGRPFAETTILGRGCGHPPQQFIYQPAMDHVLREGVERFPNVEILLEHECLRVAAGGAVAELMLADLRNDTFKRVRASYVIVAEGGSSPTRGQLGIGYAGRTYAERWVVIDTKVLTEWPGHDRLRFHCNPARPTVDCPTPLGHHRWEFPARTGEDDNVLTSDAEVWKILNDQGITEEQVRILRAVVYSHHVRVADRWRVGRVFLAGDAAHAMPPWIGQGMSAGVRDAANLCWKLSAVLKGILPESILDTYQIERKPHVTETTRRAVLVGRVITERHKAVAAIRNHALRALTRIPGVMNLLQRIIWIPAARYNGGLFAGQKHRATGWLIPQPWLIDKDGAAVRLDDVLGGQWAIVSTAALTGGADAWISAGVSVVQITGPENGPHPEAMVDSGGTLLRWLREKSAAAVVVRPDGFIYAAVEPGQQLPSPPVGFTSLSARALTSATICNGEIA